A window of Epinephelus fuscoguttatus linkage group LG24, E.fuscoguttatus.final_Chr_v1 contains these coding sequences:
- the tubgcp3 gene encoding gamma-tubulin complex component 3: MATLDQKSPNVLLQSLCCRITGKSEAEVAHQFQYAVRVIGSNYAPTIERDEFLVSEKIKKELLKQRREADAALFSELHRKLQTQSVLKHRWSVLYLLLSLSEDPRKPSSRVGNYGALFAQALPRDAHSTPFYCTRPQSLALGYGERSAGLSASVGTSGISSLGVYTLNGPTPTPQSLLAGQPPQSAAGGGQPLGSRLAWALPVSCSPSSALAPLATRPPLGPPVPSSRVVRPRRDGEVSEAALVRDILYVFQGIDGKFIKMSAQDNCYRIDSKVVLCKSLRDTSSRLAELGWLHNKVRKYTDARSLDRAFGLVGQSFCASLHQELKEYYRLLSVLHSQLQVEDEQGVTVCTESSLTLRRLLVWMYDPKVRLKTLAALVDFCQGRKGGELASAVHSYGKTGDPQMRALVQHILSLVSHPILNFLYRWIYDGELEDTYHEFFVASDPNVKTDRLWHDKYSLRKSMIPSFITMDQARKVLLIGKSINFLHQVCHDRTPPGKITPASTSADTPKDAAELLSDLEGAFQEKIDAAYFDTSKYLLDVLNRNYLLLEHLQAMRRYLLLGQGDFIRHLMDLLKPELARPATTLYQHNLTGILETAVRATNAQYDNAEILKRLDVRLLEVSPGDTGWDVFSLDYHVDGPIATVFTRECMGHYLRVFNFLWRAKRMEYTLTDIWKGQMCNAKLLKTMPELSGVLHQCHILASEMVHFIHQMQYYITFEVLECSWDELWNKVQQAQDLDHIIAAHEVFLDSVISRCLLDNNSKSLLTQLRAIFDQIIEFQNAQDSLYRSALEELTLRLQFEEKKQQREEEGQWGVTAEQEAEEKKRIQKFQKTVPNMHAQLRLLTHVYQTIVQQFLVLLMTSSDESLRFLSFRLDFNEHYRAREPRLRASLGATRGRRPSNI, from the exons ATGGCGACCCTAGATCAGAAATCTCCCAACGTGCTCCTCCAGAGCCTCTGCTGCAGAATCACGGGGAAAAGCGAAG CTGAAGTTGCCCACCAGTTCCAGTATGCAGTGCGAGTCATTGGCAGTAACTACGCCCCAACTATTGAGCGGGATGAGTTCCTGGTGTCGGAGAAGATCAAGAAAGAAC TGCtgaagcagaggagagaagcAGACGCTGCGCTGTTCTCAGAGCTGCATAGAAAACTACAGACGCAG AGTGTTCTGAAGCATCGTTGGTCTGTTCTCTACTTGCTGCTCAGCCTGTCTGAAGACCCCCGCAAACCCTCCAGCAGG GTTGGAAACTATGGCGCACTCTTTGCCCAGGCTCTCCCCAGGGACGCCCACTCCACCCCCTTCTACTGCACCCGGCCCCAGAGCCTGGCCCTGGGCTACGGGGAGAGGAGTGCCGGCCTGTCGGCGAGTGTGGGCACCAGCGGCATCTCCAGTCTGGGAGTCTACACGCTGAACGGGCCCACGCCAACACCTCAGTCACTGCTGGCTGG TCAACCCCCTCAGTCTGCAGCAGGAGGCGGGCAGCCTCTGGGTTCTCGACTGGCCTGGGCTCTTCCTGTAAGCTGCTCCCCTTCCTCCGCTCTGGCCCCACTCGCCACTCGACCACCCCTCGGACCTCCAGTTCCCTCCTCCAGAGTGGTGCGTCCTCGCCGCGATG GTGAGGTGAGTGAGGCGGCGCTGGTGCGGGACATCCTCTACGTCTTCCAGGGAATCGATGGCAAGTTCATCAAGATGAGTGCCCAGGATAACTGCTACAGAATAGACAGCAAG GTGGTGCTGTGCAAGTCCCTGAGAGACACAAGCAGCAGACTGGCCGAGCTCGGCTGGCTCCACAACAAAGTCAGGAAGTACACCGATGCCAGGAGCTTGGACCGGGCCTTTGGACTGGTCGGgcag AGCTTCTGTGCATCGCTCCACCAGGAGCTGAAGGAGTACTACAGGCTACTATCTGTCCTCCACTCCCAG TTGCAGGTGGAGGATGAGCAGGGCGTGACCGTGTGCACAGAGAGCAGTCTGACCCTCAGAAGGCTCCTGGTCTGGATGTATGACCCCAAAGTGCGACTCAAAACTCTGGCCGCCCTTGTCGACTTCTGCCAAGGTCGGAAAGGAGGTGAGCTGGCCTCAGCCGTCCATTCTTACGGGAAAACGGGAGACCCGCAGATGCGAGCGCTGGTTCAACACATCCTCAGCCTGGTGTCACACCCCATCCTCAACTTCCTTTATAGGTGGATCTATGACGGGGAGCTAGAAGATACCTACCACgag TTCTTTGTAGCATCAGATCCCAACGTGAAGACAGATCGTCTGTGGCACGACAAGTACTCCCTCAGGAAGTCAATGATCCCGTCATTCATCACCATGGATCAGGCCCGCAAG GTTCTGCTGATTGGTAAATCCATCAACTTCCTGCATCAGGTTTGTCACGACAGAACACCGCCGGGGAAAATCACACCAGCATCCACGTCTGCAGACACACCCAAAGATG ctgcagagctgctgtcagacCTGGAGGGGGCGTTTCAGGAGAAGATTGATGCCGCCTACTTTGACACCAGCAAATACCTGCTGGACGTCCTCAACCGCAACTACCTGTTGCTGGAGCATCTGCAGGCCATGAGGAGATACCTGCTGCTGGGTCAGGGAGACTTCATCAGACACCTCATGGACCTTCTAAA ACCAGAGTTGGCGCGTCCTGCCACCACTTTGTATCAACACAACCTGACTGGAATCTTAGAGACGGCAGTCAGAGCCACGAACGCCCAGTATGACAATGCAGAGATCCTCAAGAGACTGGATGTTCGCCTGCTAGAG GTGTCTCCTGGTGATACAGGCTGGGATGTTTTCAGTCTGGACTACCATGTTGATGGACCCATTGCTACG gtgtttaCAAGGGAGTGTATGGGCCACTACCTGCGTGTGTTCAATTTCCTGTGGAGGGCCAAGAGGATGGagtacacactgactgacatctGGAAGGGACAGATGTGTAATGCCAAGCTGCTCAAAACCATGCCTG AGTTGTCCGGCGTGCTGCATCAGTGTCACATCCTGGCCTCCGAGATGGTCCACTTCATCCACCAAATGCAGTACTACATCACCTTTGAG gTGCTGGAGTGCTCCTGGGACGAGCTGTGGAACAAAGTGCAGCAGGCTCAGGACCTCGACCACATCATCGCTGCCCATGAAGTCTTCCTTGACAGCGTCATCTCAAGATGCCTGCTGGACAACAACAGCAAG TCTCTTTTGACCCAGCTGAGGGCCATATTTGATCAGATCATCGAGTTCCAGAACGCGCAGGACTCCCTCTACCGCTCGGCACTGGAGGAACTCACCCTGCGACTGCAGTTTGAAGAGAAGAagcaacagagagaggaggag GGTCAGTGGGGAGTGACAGCCGAACAGGaagcagaggagaagaagaggattCAGAAGTTCCAGAAGACTGTACCAAACATGCACGCCCAGCTCCGCCTCCTCACTCACGTCTACCAG ACCATCGTCCAGCAGTTCCTGGTGTTGCTGATGACCAGTTCGGATGAGAGTCTGCGTTTCCTCAGCTTCAGACTAGACTTCAATGAACACTACAG ggccAGAGAGCCAAGGCTGCGAGCCTCACTAGGTGCCACCAGGGGGCGACGACCGTCAAATATCTGA